The window tacataactgatattcaagtatagtacatacgaTAAAATTTCCTCCTAAttggcgtcctcacgggtaaacagtgatgtttacgaaaaattgtcacaaataaaagttgtttattttttgataaggaacattttttacatttaaacttttgttttatctctaacggtttacaagatggatcctacgtacgcaagacccaattgacttatgatgctcatttacgaacttttgttctatctctaacggtttacaagatggatcctacggacccaagacccaattgacctatgatgctcatttacgaactcgaccacactttttacgtcctgagtacgctgtaaaaatttcagctcgatatcttttttcgtttttgagttatcgtgcccacagacggacggacggacaaccggaaatggactaattaggggattctatgaacaactatatcaaaattttgtgcgtggcatcaatatttttaagcgttacaaacttgggactaaacttagtataccttgcatattacataatatatgcatggtataataaggtgctctgtaaaaaaaattacgaaaatatgcTTTTTTCTTGGTATCTTAGGCTCATGCCCCTCTTAAAAATCAACTGTCCTTGTCCATTTGGGATCAACCTCGACTATTTAGAGATATTGTGAATCGTTTCAGGACTCTAGCTATGTGGTCCAGGTCTACATCTACGTGCCACtgctttgaatattttatttcatttcgcTGTGGGtaagagatatttaaaaattacagtaaTTATTATAACTGACCAGCGATGGCGACTGTCTTATGGTTTGTATCTAGACTAATAACAGTTTAATGTCATGATAGATGGAACTACTAAAAATGTTCTCAATGAAAATATGTTaggatgtttataaaaatgactACACGTGTGTATTAAAcatgtatatttgtaaaataataaaaatttcatttaatttcaaataaaattgtacagataatttatttttgaatatatcaaACAGCAAATCTTCAataatgtcattttttattCGTGAAGGACAAAACAAGAAACTAAGTGgaattaaaagaaaagtatgtactacaaaaataaatatttttataggttagcgaaaaatttcaaccaatttttagttttcagaTAAAAAGAgtaccaaaaaatttaagaaacaaccagaaaatgaagaaatatCATCCGATTCAGATTTTGAATCGGATCAAAACAATTTAAACGATGCCGAAGAAAGTTCTGaagatgaaaatttaacaaCACAAGAACGACGTTTAAAATTAGCCAAAGTAtatttagaagaaataaaaCGACAAGAAGAAAAACGTGCTGAAGAAAAAGAATTTCATGAATCGAATGTGTCACAACGTTTAAAAGATGATTTATTGGAGCAAACGGGACGACTGCATAAAAATATCGCGGATACGATTGATCGTGTTGATGTTGAAAGTATTCATCGATGGAAAACAAAATGTAATCGAGATGCGGTTACGTGTATTGTTTTATCGAAGGACAATGACACGTTGTATTCGGCGACGAAGAGTGGTGTGATTACCATGTGTAAGTACtcttaagtttttataccatgtatatgaaatataccaaggtatactaagtttagtcccaagtttgtaacgcttaaaaatattgaagctatgaataaaattttggtataggtgttcattaaatcaactaattagtccatttccggttgtctgtctgtcatcacgataactcaaaaacgaaaagagatatctagctgaaatttttatagcgtgcttaggacgtaaaaagtaaggtcgacttcgtaaatgagcaacataggtcaattctCTCATCAAGGTACTAAAAATTACCAAACGGTTGATGCGAATTCTGACGGGTTAATAACAGTAGAACCTTGAAAAGTTATCTGCTGAGTTGCTGAGAACCAATACTCAAGATATtccatattttatcaaaataacgCACTAGGAGGTGGGAAAGTGAAGCTTTTTTAATTGTTGATACAGCGTTATCGAggtttaactataattttatcAAGGAGTGTTTCAAAATTTGGCTTAATTGATTAATAGGGTATtctcgttagtcaaaaataaatcatgaaatttgaaaaaagttaaaattgatgtaaaaatttacttaaatattctgatttcgagtcataaaagcacatttttcttttataatattaaaattaaaaatcgtaatttttaaactgtatatcacgtgacctaaaacgcggataagctctgctgtgatgtcatagcggtatgagtcatagaccatcagttagttcagtgtagacagttaggtataatatatacatagacaataagtatttatatttcttataatcagatgtctatgaagtactttttcaaaaatagtggaataccctattgattAATTTGAAACAAGTGTACAATCCTCAATTAGGGTAATTTTTAAAGAGTCCATAGACGTTAAATGTATTTGATCTTCCTTATTTTTCGATGTTTTGATTAACGAAGGATgatcgttttttaattttaataacgttttaaatttctttctaGATTCGTTAAAAACCAAACAGAAAACACACTCATTACCTTTTAAAAAGGTTAAGGAACCTCAAGAAAAATTACATATACGGGATTTATCGATATCGttcgataataaatttttggtgagtATTTTTTTACACGATGTATTCTACGATTTAGTTACGATAAGAGTTTTGAGATGattgatgaattttaaattgaatcctTTAgagtttttaacaattatttggataaaattaaattttctcgtTCAATGATCGTAAATCGTCCATAATTTGACGATCGGCGATCTTCGTCGGCCAACAAACatgacttcgaaaattttatgcCGTTTAAGAACGCAAAATTTATCTAGCTCTGACAGGCGAACACAGTATATTGGCTGCAGCAAACAGGAATTAATTCTTCAGCCTGCATAGTGTGCAAGATTTTTATTACGGTTCCTGGGACAAGAACCTCTATAATTTGGAGGATTTCAGGAATAAAAGCCCTTAATTTAGAGAATTCCAATTTCTATAGATACCCTTTTCGAGTTttgtaaagatattttaatccTTGTAGAGATTTTTCTATAgactaattttatgttttttatttgaataggcAGTGGCGCagggtaaaaatataataattcgcGATGGGAAATCATTAAATGAAGTACACATCTTTAAAGGACATTCAACTGACGTCACAGGCGTTGTATTTCGACAAGATAGTcatcaattattttcttgtagTAACGATCGATCTGTAAAAGTATGGTCCTGTGATCAAATGAGCTACATTGAAActttgtaagtaaaattttacagTTATGGTCGTCATAAGCAATAAATATGGggtatttttaaaacttgacatattcttgaaacttaaaaatatgcttcACACAAAAAGATTTAGTTCATGAGCGCACActttacgcagacattaaattCGACCTCGACATTCAAGGAGAATGAAAAGTTCATTCAGCTTCATAAGtgataaaagatagaaaaagaATGCTTTTTATTGGAAAgttgtacttttttaaatagccaaaaaattttattcgaagcattttttcaaacctttttgtaaattttcataattcaatCTTTGAAAAGAAAGTAGGAGGTAATTTTGGCTACGATTTTGCAATCAATTTCTGTCTTAAAGATGcagttttccaaaaaatgttacGTTTTAAATTAGGAATAACTTTTTAAGCAGAGGGAGCTTTTCATTTTACCTGAAAGGTcaggtcgaataattttttgtttgaataatttttctcaataaaacaCCCCGTATACATTTTGCTTTCAacatgtttttaatgaaattctttCTTCTAGGTTTGGCCATCAAAGTGGTATAACGTCTATCGATGCGTTATTTCGAGAACGTGCCATTACGTCCGGTGGATACGATTGTACATTACGC is drawn from Chrysoperla carnea chromosome X, inChrCarn1.1, whole genome shotgun sequence and contains these coding sequences:
- the LOC123302235 gene encoding U3 small nucleolar RNA-interacting protein 2, which gives rise to MSFFIREGQNKKLSGIKRKFSDKKSTKKFKKQPENEEISSDSDFESDQNNLNDAEESSEDENLTTQERRLKLAKVYLEEIKRQEEKRAEEKEFHESNVSQRLKDDLLEQTGRLHKNIADTIDRVDVESIHRWKTKCNRDAVTCIVLSKDNDTLYSATKSGVITMYSLKTKQKTHSLPFKKVKEPQEKLHIRDLSISFDNKFLAVAQGKNIIIRDGKSLNEVHIFKGHSTDVTGVVFRQDSHQLFSCSNDRSVKVWSCDQMSYIETLFGHQSGITSIDALFRERAITSGGYDCTLRVWKIPEDSQLIYNGHSGSIDCVKLINEQTFVSGGNDGSLHVWGSMKKKPLCTIKNAHGIDSTNDLPNWIVCIAALLNSDLVASGSYDGFIRLWKVTDSFRNMKQILEIPVNGFVNQMMFSQNGDYLIAAIGREHRSGRWWNKTDAVNSVIIIPLVKKNKKN